From Kitasatospora sp. MAP12-44:
AGTTGCCGCGTGAGACGCGGACGACCGCGGTCGGAGGGATCGGGCCGGTGGTCACAGTAAGCCCCCTGGGATACTTACGATATGATGGAGCATCAGAATATAATGTTCGCCGGGAGGATGTCCAGTGAGCCCTGTCGCACCGCGGCCTGCGGGGCGGCCGCGAGACCCCGAGCTGGACCGGGCGATCCTGGCAGCGGCCGAGCAGCAGCTCCGCGAGGCCGGCTACGCCGGGATGTCCCTGGAGTCGGTAGCAGCCGCCGCCGGCACGACAGTCCCTACCGTGCGCCGCAGGTTCCACGGCAAGGCCAGTGTGGCCGTCGCGGTCATCGACTCGCTGCGGGTCGAGAGCATGCCCGCCGAGTCAGGGCCGCCCCGCGGCCGCGCCCTCGCGGTCCTGCGGAACTTCCGTGCCAACCTGCTGCGCAGCAACTCCATGGCGGTGGTCGGCACGCTGCTGGCCGAAGAGCACCGCCATCCGGAATTGCTCGCCGCCTTCCGCCGCCGCTTGGTCGAACCGCGCCGAGAAGCGCTGCGCCAGGCCCTGGCCGAGGGCATCAGCTCCGGGCAACTGCCGGACTCAGCAGACCCCGACGCCCTCGCCAGCATGCTGATCGGTTCGTTCTACGCACGGTATATCGCCACCTCCGACATCCCCGATGACTGGGCAGAACGGACCCTGCGACACGTGTGGCCAGACGCCCCGCAGCGCACAGCCGCGCTTCAAGTCCACCCCCGATAACGGCACTTTGATCGTTCCAAGTCTCGTGTCACTGCTCTGTGCAGCGTCCTGACAGCGAGTCCGACTCTTCGCGATGTTCTGCTGTGCCAGTTCTGTGACGTGATTGCCACCAGACCGCGGCCTGAACACCGCTAGCGTCAGGCCCATGATCGTATGGCTCAACGGCACCCACGGCGCAGGCAAGACGACGACCAGCACCCTCGTGCAGCAGTTGATCCCGGATTCACGGGTGTTCGACGCCGAGAAGGTCGGCGAGACGCTCATGGACATCACGCCGGGGCTGCCCGAAACGGACAACTTCCAGCACTGGACGCCGTGGCGGCCACTCGTGGTCGAGACCGCCCGCCGCGTGCTCGACTACACCGGCGGGACTCTGGTGATGCCGATGACTGTCCTGGTCGAGCAGTACTGGCGCGAGATCAGCACGGGCCTCGCCCAACACGCCATTCCGGTACGGCACTTCGTCCTCCACGCCGACCAGGAGACCCTCCGCGGGCGCATCGCAGGGGACACTGTTGTCGGTCCCAACTCCTGGTTCCGCCTCAAGTACCTTGAGCCCTACGCCGAGGCGGCCCGCACGTGGCTGCACAGCGAGGCCGAAGTCGTCGACACCACGCACCTCACGCCCGCCCAGGCCGCCCTGCAGATCGTGGAGGCCATCAACGGCTGAGGCTTGATCACGGCCCTCTTGGACATAGCGGCCCGGAATTGGACACCGAGACGCGGAACCTGGGTGCGCGACCCGGGCCAGGCTCACCAGGGGTGAACGGGGCCGTTATCCGGGCTCCAGGGGACGCCCACCCCGACGGACGCGGCCATGCTCTAGCGGAGGCGGGCCAGCACGTGGGCATCGAGGAAGCCCCGATCAGAGGCCGGGTCGTGAAGCAGCCGGGCGAACGTGACAAGCCCGGCTCCGGCCAGCAGCTCGGCGAACCGGTCCGCCGGCCAGCTATAGGCGGGCGTCACCTTGTGGTCGAAGCGGACCGGCTCGGGCGCGTCGGTCGCGAAGAACGAGACCAGGAGCAGGCCACCCGGTGCCAGGACACGCGCCTGCTCGGCCAGCAGCGCGGGTAGTTCCCCAGGAGGAGTGTGGATCATCGAGTAGTGGGCCAGCACGCCACCGAGCGCGCCGTCCTCAACTGGAAGGGCCTCCATCCGCGCCTCGTCGAACTGCAGCGCCGGATGAGCCCGCCGGGCGTGGTCGACCATCGCTGGGGAGAGGTCGAGCCCGAAGGCATCCAGCCCCAGGTCGTGCAGCATGGCCGTCAGATGCCCGGGCCCGCAGCCGACATCGGCCGCCCGCAGGTTCCCCGTCCCGCGCACCAACTCGGCAAAGGTACCGATCATGTTCCGTGAGAACGGCCGCGTCTCCAGCCGATCAGCGAACATCGACGCATACAGCTCGACGACCCCGTCGTAGGCCGCCCTGGTCTCGTCCTGGTGTTCCACCACGGGAAGAAAGCTAACACCGAAGCTCACACCCGCCGTTCGCAGCTCTTCTCCCGCCCCGTGCCGAATCCCGCGCCCGTCGCCGCGGACGCTGACCACCACCCGGCTCCGCAACGAGGCCGGAAGGAATCGCGCGCTTCTACCGACGGATCTCCGGCGCGGCACCTAGCAGGACATCGGCTCGCCGTCCTGCGGCGGGCGGGCGCGCAGGATGTCCCGCGCCCGGTCCTCCGCGACGCTGATCGCGTACCAGGGCGCCGGCGAAGCGGCCAGGTCCCGGCCGATCAGCTCCAGCGCGCAGGACCGCGTGCCGGACGGGAGCCGATCCAGCGCCGGGACCGCGTCGGCCGAGAGCCCGCGGACGTTGCGCAGATCAAGTTGCCCGGTCTGCTCGAAGCGGGCCACGTTCTGCTCGGCGACCACTGCGTCCGGACGCACCAGGCCGTACCCCGCCACCGCCACCACCGCGCTCAGCATCACCGCACGCGGCAGCCACTCGGCCGACCTCGTCAGGCCGGCCACCAGGACGACCAGGAACACCACGCCCAGCCATGCCTCCACCCCGAGCACGCAGAGCCGCAGCCGCGTCAGCCCGGAGGCGTCCACATAGAACTGCATCCGGCGGATCGCCGAACAGACCACCACGAGGGTGAGCCCACTGAACGTACTGAGCAGCACCTTCACCATCAGACGTTCCGCTGCGGTGGTGCGGGGCGCCCAACGCCTGGCCAGGGCGACCACGACCAGCGCGAGCAGCGTCACCCAGAGCAACTGCCAGAAACCCTGTCGGGCGTACACCGACGGGCTGACCCCGGTGTGGCGCACCAGCCCCTGGTAACCGACGAAGAACACGAACACCTGCACCCCGGCGAAGATCGCGAAGAGCAGGTTCAACGCGACCACCGGCACCGCCCACTCCAGTCGGCCGCGCTCGCGGCCCGGCCCGACCGGCAGACGGTCCCACCGGAACGGGGCCGACCCGGTGCGGGCCACCGAAAGGGCGACGGCCAGGCCCAGCACCAGCAGCGCCACCCGCAGCGGCACCTGACCGAGATCCACGCTCGGCGTCAGATCCCCCAGCAACTGGCCGACGGCCTCATCGGCCCCGGCGAACAGCGCGCCGAAGACCGCCACCAGGACGAGTGCGACCAAGGACGCTCGAAGCACCGGCAGCACCCGGTCCCGGCCCGGGTAGGACCGCCCCCGCACAGCCTTGAGCGCCCAGGACGGAGCTTGCAGCAGACCGGCCGCCAGGCCGAGCGGTGCCAACAGCACCCCCGCCCACCGGCGCCCGCCCTGCAGGGCCAACGCGCCCGCCGTGACAGCCAGCAGCACCGCCAGCAGCACTGGCCCACCGGCCGCCGACACGACCGGGACGACGAGCAGCACCAGCGAAGCCAGCGCCCAGGTCACCGTCCACGCCCGGGGCCGCCGGCCACCTGCCCGGGCCCGGGCGGCCAGCCCGCCGCCGACCGCGCACACCAGCGCGCACAGCAGCAGGTTGACCCCCACCCCGTCCCCCAGCACCACCGTCGCCAGCACTCCGCAGACGGCCGCCGCGACCAGCATTCCGAGAGTCGGCGCCCGCAACGTGCCGGGCTCGACGGCCTTCAGCCAGTCGGCTCTCCTACTCGCCTTCGGTGGGCCCACCGGCCACGCGGGCCGGTCCCAGGCCCACGGCCCGTCACCGGTCGGCAAGGGTGCAGACGAATCGGACATGAGTCCCCCTCAGAAGTCATCAGAAGTCATCGGACAGACGGAGTCCGCGCATGGCGAAGTCCGTCGTCAAGCGCCGAAGCGGCGCGCGCGACCACCGTGACTCTAGGTCAATCAAGACCATTTTGAACAGGTTCAAATCTAGCTCGGACGGCTGTGTCACCGACCTGTGACACAGCCCGGCAACCGCCAGGCAAGCGCCAGGGACGGTGCGGGTGAGCGGTCGTCAGGCCGTCGCCCGGCGGGCAGACGGACCAGCGACGGCGACGGCCGACGCCGCCGGTGGGGAAGGGCGGTCGGGCGGCTGGTCGGGCGGCTGGTCGGCGGGTGGGTCCGCCGGTGGGTCCGAGCCGGGCCCGCGGCCGGCCCGCTCGCTCGCGGCGGCGTAGCGCGCGGCCAGCGGCCCGTACGTCAGGCCGTGCAGGACCAGACTCATCAGCACGGTCATCGTCATCACCTGGCCGACCAGGTCGGCGGCGTGCGGTTCGAGGGGCGCGAGCGCGATGAAGGCGAGCAGGCCGAAGACGATGGACGCCGGACCGCGCGGCCCCAGCCAGGCCAGCAGCAGCCGGTCGGCGGGGGCCAGGCCGCTGCCCGTCAGGCTGAGCAGGACCGGGAGGATTCGCACCACGGTCAGCGACAGGGCGGCGTAGGCGACCACCCGGCCGTCGAAGTCGCCGGTGAACGCCTGGGTGACGAGCTGTCCGAAGACGAACCAGAGGGCCAGGGCGAGCAGCGCCCCGGTGTCCTCCACCAGGTGCAGGGTCTTGGGCGGTAGCGCCCGCGAGTACGGGGTGAAGCACAGGCCCGCCACGAACGCGGCGACGAAGCCGTTGCCGTCGAGTTCCAGCGCCAGCGCGTACGCCATCAACGGCAGCGCGAGGATCCCGAGCCGGGCCGCGGCGGGGCGGGTCCAGCCCGACCGCCAGGCGCGCCGCAGCAGCCAGCCGCCGGGCTTGCCGACCAGGACGCCCGCGATCACCGCCCACATCAGCATGCCGAGCGCCTCCCCCAGCGAGTCGGAGGCGGGCTCGGGGACGCCGCCGTGCGCCTCGGCGCCCGCCAGGCAGAGCAGGAAGACCGGCGCGACGACGCCGTCGTTCACCCCGCCCTCGACGGTGAGCACGCCGCGCAGCCAGGACGGCAGCCGGGCGTCGCGGATCAGCTGGTCGGCCGGGGCGAGGTCGACGGGCACGGTCACCGCGGCGAAGAGCGCGGCCAGCCACCAGTCGACGTCCGGGAACAGCAGACGTCCCGTCAGCACCCCGGCGGCCAGGGTCAGCGGCAGGGCGATCACCAGCAGTCGGGCCAGCAGCCCGCGCTGGCGCCGGACGACACCAGCCGGCACCTCGGTGGCGTCGACGAACAGCAGCACCGCGAGGATGATCTCGACGGCGTGTTCGGCGTCGGAGGTGGTCAGGCTGATCCGTACCAGGGGGTGCGGCCCGACGGTCAGGGCCACGCCCGCGGCGGTCATCGCGACGGGCGCGGTGATGCTCCAGCGGGTCAGTCGGCCGGCCACCACGGCCCAGACGAACAGGGTCCCCATGCTGACCAGCAGCGCGATCACACGCGTACCTGTCTTCCCCCGGTCGCGGCCGGACGGCAGTGGAGCGGACACGATGCTAACGACCCTGGCGGCTCTTGACCCCGAGGCGGGCCGCGCTGGAGGCGAACGCGGTGAAGTCGTCCCCGCGGGCGTGTGTCGATGGCGGGCCGAGCTGATCGCCAAGCTCCGTACGTGGTCGGGCACATGTCCGGTCGGGACGGCCCGAGTCGGCGGCAGCAGCTTCTAGGATCTGGGGTATGGCAACAAGACTCGTGCAGATCAATATGAAGGCTCAGGACGACTCCGTGCTCGGCCGGTTCTGGGCGCAGGCACTCGGTTGGGGCGTCGACAGCGAGGGGCCCGGTGTGACCAACCTCGAACCCGTGGGCTTCGCCTACCCCGACCCCGCGGCCGTCTGCATCGACATCGTCACCCGGCCGGAACCAAAAACGGTGAAGAACCGGGTGCACCTTGATCTGGCCACCACCTCGACCGCCCATCAGGCGGAGCTGGTCGCGCGCCTGAAGGATCTCGGCGCGACGCTCGCCGACGTGGGTCAGGGCGATGTCCCCTGGACGGTCATGGCCGACCCGGAGGGCAACGAGTTCTGCGTCCTGGAGCCCCGTCCGATCTACCAGGACACCGGGCCGATCGCCGCGGTGGTGGTCGACTGCACCGACCCACGAGCGATGGCCCGGTTCTGGGGCGAGGCGATGGACTGGACGCTGCACGAGGTCACCGACGACTACGCGGGCATGCGCTCCGCCCAAGGCGTCGGCCCCTACCTGGAGTTCGTCCGCACCCCCGACACCAAGCGCGGGTGGAACCGCGTCCACCTCGACGTCCGCCCCTACCCCGGTGACGACCTGGCAGCAGAGGAAGCCCGACTGCGCGCCCTGGGCGCCACCGACCCCGGTATCGACCAGTCCGCAATCTCCTGGACAGTTCTGGCCGACCCGGAAGGCAACGAGTTCTGCCTCCTCACCCCGCGCTGACCTCGACCAACGGCTCCGGCCGATTTCAGGTCAGCGACGAAGCCCACGTGCGCAGCTCCGCCTGAGCGCCACCCCCGTGCTCGGATCGAGCACGGTACCCGACCATGCTCGCTGGGTGCCGCGCTCGGTTTCAGGCCGGCTTGCACCGCTCTGTGGAGACGGGAGCCCGGGGCGACTCGGCCGACCGGTCACCGTGCCTGGACAGGGACACCGGCCAGCGCCTGCGCCCGCCTCGCGAAGTCCTTCGCGGACACCGTGGTAAGGCGCTGCGAGGGAACCTCGCGCGGCGCCCCCGACAGCGTCATCCCCGGCCCACGAGCCGGAGCCGGGGCTTCGCAGCCCGACGCGAACAGCTGCCCCCTTTGTCAGGGGGCAGCTGGATCTCTGGTTCCCGGAGCTCAGCGCGGGGCGGTCTTTGTCACGTGTTGATATCGAGCCTGCCGATGCAGAATGGCTCGCCTGCGGCCCATGTCGACCCGGGCGGCATCCCCGGTGCGTAAAAAGGTGCGGACCCACCAGCGCATTGGCCGTTCGCCCACGTAAAAGCTATCCAGTTGTTTCCGCTGTTGACCCACTGCACGTTAGTCGTGTACATATCGTGAGACCCCGTGAGACTGGGGAAGCACTCGTCGGTGCCGTCGTAGCGGTGAATGTCCACAGCGCCATTCGAGCAATTACTGGCATAAGCGGGGCGGAGGCTGGTGCTGGTACTGGCGTGTGCGGCTGCTGGCACAACCGCGAGTAGGAGTCCGCCGGCGACTGCCATGGCCAGTGCTGCAGCTTTCTTCGTCGCGCTGCTCATCTTCCATCTCCTTGGACTAGTCGGGTCAGCTGCCCCGGAATGGGCGACCACGACCGATTGAAGCCGGAAGCTCCATGCATTCTCTATATGGCTCTGACAAGATTTTCGTAGCGTCGGGACGTTTGGTCCTGGCAGGTTGCCGGAGCCGGGTGGACGCTGTGACTGTGTGACATCGATGTGAGTGTGCTGTTGCCTTGTCTTGCGGCGGTCGACGTGGTGGCCGTCGAGGTCGAGGGAGATTTGTTGTGCGTTACTGCGTGGCCGCGGGCGGCGCCGGCTCCAGGCGCTCGGGGTGGCCTGATAGCCGGGGCACGGATCGCATGATCACGCGGTCCGCGGGCGCCAACGTCGCAGGCCCCCTCTGGTTCGCCCACGTCCCGATGTGGTGAGATGTGCGCTCACGGTCATGGGTCGTTGGTGGGGGTGCGATGTGCTGAGGAGTGGACGGCTGCTCGCGCTGGACGAGGACGCGGTGCAGCTCGCCGCCGCAGGCCTGGTTCGGCTGAGTGTGCAGGAGTGGCTGGACGGAGCGGCGGGGGCGGCGGCGTGGCGGATCCGCGCGGCTTCGTTCGCGCACGCGTGGCTGGCGTTCGGTGAGCTGTCGGCGCCGGGCCTGCGGGTGCCGGCCGAGCCCGTCCTGCGGTCACTCGTTCACCGGGCCGCAGAGCTGCTCCTGCAGGTCCGCGGCGGGGACGGTCCGGCCGCGCTGGAATGGCTGGGCGTGCGGTCGGCCGAAGTCGGCGAGCAGGCCCACCGGGCACACGTGGCACACCCGGCCGAGTCCACGGCCCTCACCCTGGTCTGGCACGGCGTCCAGGCTCTCACCGCGGAAGGCGGGTGCAGCCACGGCCGGCGCATCGACGACAGGTGTGAGGCGTACATCCGTGAGCGGCACCGCCGCCAGGACACCCTCGCCCTGATGCTGGCCTGCGCCCGACTGGCCGCCGCCGCCCTGGTCGAGCTCAGCGACCAGGATCCGGGCCAGGCGGGCGAGCGGCTCGAGGAGCACGCGGCCCGGTCCATGCCGCTCGACGGCCCCGCGCCACTGTGGGTACCGGGACGCCCCCGGCAGCCGGCCTGCTGAGCACCGGCCGGCCTGCGCGCTGTGATGGCGGGACCAGGCTGCTCCTGTCAGCACCGTCCGGGGGGCGCGGGCGGCGGCGTGCCGCGCCCCGGTGGAGGCGCTCGGCCGGATCAACGAACGGCGGCGCGGGAGGGCACGGCCGGACGCTGGTGCGCCGGCTCCTGCCACCGCGCTCGCTCCGCCGAGGTGTCAGGCGGCGAAGCCGTCGACCTCCTCGGCGATGTCGTCCCCGGTCAGGGGATGCTGCATGTCGCTGAGCAGTCGCGCCAGGGCGGGGAGGGCGTGCTCCTGGGCGGCGAGGGCCACGCTCACGTAGTCCCGGTCCGGGACGAGGACGATGGCGGCCCGGTAGCCCGGCAGTCGCCCGTTGAGATACATCTGGCCCGACGGTCCAAGGGCCCAGCCGAGCCCGTAGGCCATGGGGTCGTCGGACCGGGTGCGCGGACGGCGGATCTCGTCCAGCAGGGCCCGGTCGGCGAGCAGGCTCTCGCCGACGGCAAGCAGCTCCGAGACCGAGGACCACAGGCCGCCGCTGGGCCGACGGGTGCGCGGGTACCCGCTCAGCGGGACTTCGGTCGTGCCGTCCCACCCGGCGACGGCCACCGCCGGGGTCTCGAAACCCGTCCGCGCGAGGTCCCAGGGGGCGAGCAGCTCTCGGCCCAACGCGCTCTCGTACGTCGTGCCGCCCACGGCTGCCAGGACCGCGCCGGCCAGGAAGTAGTTGCCGTTGTAGTAGGACCACCGCCGGCCGGGCTCCCGCTCGTTCCCGGCGCGGACCACCAGCCGGGCGGCCTCCAGGAGCGCTTCGTCGCCGTCCCCGAGAGCCGCCACCGTCGCCGCGTCCACCGATTCACGCAGACCGGAGACCTGCCCCAGGATCTGTTCGACGGTCAGGCCTTTGTCGGCCCGCCAGTCGGCCGCGAGGCCGGGCAGCAGTTCGACGACGGGGGTGGCCAGTGGGACGCGCTTGTCCCGCAGCGTGCGGAGCAGCGCCGTGGCGGTGAAGACCTTCGTCAGCGACGCGATCCGGAAGCACGAGTCGTCTGTCACCGTGTCCGGCCCCTGGGCGGCCGTCGTGCGCACACCCGCCAGCGACGAGCCCGCCACGACGGCCGGGGCATCACGAAGGGTTATCTGTTCTGCCATCAGCTGCTGAGGATTCACAACGCGCATGGTAGCGAGGCTGTTCGGGCCGCATCACCGGCCGAGCGCTGCCATCGCGGCGTTGTGTCCGGGGATGCCGCTGACGCCGCCGCCGCGCACCGCTCCCGCGCCGCAGAGCAGGACGTTGGCGCGGGTGGTGGCCACGCCCCAGCGCGCGCCCGGGCCGTCGTCCGCCGCAGCCTCCTCGGCGAAGGGGAAGGCCAGGTCGCGGTGGAAGATGTTGCCGCCGGGCAGGCCCAGGTCCTGCTCCAGGTCGAGTGGGCTGCGGGCCTCGATGCAGGGCCGACCCTCGGCGTCCAGTGCCAGGCAGTCCGCCAGCGGCTCGTCCAGGA
This genomic window contains:
- a CDS encoding TetR/AcrR family transcriptional regulator translates to MSPVAPRPAGRPRDPELDRAILAAAEQQLREAGYAGMSLESVAAAAGTTVPTVRRRFHGKASVAVAVIDSLRVESMPAESGPPRGRALAVLRNFRANLLRSNSMAVVGTLLAEEHRHPELLAAFRRRLVEPRREALRQALAEGISSGQLPDSADPDALASMLIGSFYARYIATSDIPDDWAERTLRHVWPDAPQRTAALQVHPR
- a CDS encoding AAA family ATPase is translated as MIVWLNGTHGAGKTTTSTLVQQLIPDSRVFDAEKVGETLMDITPGLPETDNFQHWTPWRPLVVETARRVLDYTGGTLVMPMTVLVEQYWREISTGLAQHAIPVRHFVLHADQETLRGRIAGDTVVGPNSWFRLKYLEPYAEAARTWLHSEAEVVDTTHLTPAQAALQIVEAING
- a CDS encoding class I SAM-dependent methyltransferase; this encodes MVEHQDETRAAYDGVVELYASMFADRLETRPFSRNMIGTFAELVRGTGNLRAADVGCGPGHLTAMLHDLGLDAFGLDLSPAMVDHARRAHPALQFDEARMEALPVEDGALGGVLAHYSMIHTPPGELPALLAEQARVLAPGGLLLVSFFATDAPEPVRFDHKVTPAYSWPADRFAELLAGAGLVTFARLLHDPASDRGFLDAHVLARLR
- a CDS encoding DUF4173 domain-containing protein, whose translation is MSDSSAPLPTGDGPWAWDRPAWPVGPPKASRRADWLKAVEPGTLRAPTLGMLVAAAVCGVLATVVLGDGVGVNLLLCALVCAVGGGLAARARAGGRRPRAWTVTWALASLVLLVVPVVSAAGGPVLLAVLLAVTAGALALQGGRRWAGVLLAPLGLAAGLLQAPSWALKAVRGRSYPGRDRVLPVLRASLVALVLVAVFGALFAGADEAVGQLLGDLTPSVDLGQVPLRVALLVLGLAVALSVARTGSAPFRWDRLPVGPGRERGRLEWAVPVVALNLLFAIFAGVQVFVFFVGYQGLVRHTGVSPSVYARQGFWQLLWVTLLALVVVALARRWAPRTTAAERLMVKVLLSTFSGLTLVVVCSAIRRMQFYVDASGLTRLRLCVLGVEAWLGVVFLVVLVAGLTRSAEWLPRAVMLSAVVAVAGYGLVRPDAVVAEQNVARFEQTGQLDLRNVRGLSADAVPALDRLPSGTRSCALELIGRDLAASPAPWYAISVAEDRARDILRARPPQDGEPMSC
- a CDS encoding cation:proton antiporter, yielding MIALLVSMGTLFVWAVVAGRLTRWSITAPVAMTAAGVALTVGPHPLVRISLTTSDAEHAVEIILAVLLFVDATEVPAGVVRRQRGLLARLLVIALPLTLAAGVLTGRLLFPDVDWWLAALFAAVTVPVDLAPADQLIRDARLPSWLRGVLTVEGGVNDGVVAPVFLLCLAGAEAHGGVPEPASDSLGEALGMLMWAVIAGVLVGKPGGWLLRRAWRSGWTRPAAARLGILALPLMAYALALELDGNGFVAAFVAGLCFTPYSRALPPKTLHLVEDTGALLALALWFVFGQLVTQAFTGDFDGRVVAYAALSLTVVRILPVLLSLTGSGLAPADRLLLAWLGPRGPASIVFGLLAFIALAPLEPHAADLVGQVMTMTVLMSLVLHGLTYGPLAARYAAASERAGRGPGSDPPADPPADQPPDQPPDRPSPPAASAVAVAGPSARRATA
- a CDS encoding VOC family protein; protein product: MATRLVQINMKAQDDSVLGRFWAQALGWGVDSEGPGVTNLEPVGFAYPDPAAVCIDIVTRPEPKTVKNRVHLDLATTSTAHQAELVARLKDLGATLADVGQGDVPWTVMADPEGNEFCVLEPRPIYQDTGPIAAVVVDCTDPRAMARFWGEAMDWTLHEVTDDYAGMRSAQGVGPYLEFVRTPDTKRGWNRVHLDVRPYPGDDLAAEEARLRALGATDPGIDQSAISWTVLADPEGNEFCLLTPR
- a CDS encoding beta/gamma crystallin domain-containing protein; translated protein: MSSATKKAAALAMAVAGGLLLAVVPAAAHASTSTSLRPAYASNCSNGAVDIHRYDGTDECFPSLTGSHDMYTTNVQWVNSGNNWIAFTWANGQCAGGSAPFYAPGMPPGSTWAAGEPFCIGRLDINT
- a CDS encoding serine hydrolase domain-containing protein, with the translated sequence MAEQITLRDAPAVVAGSSLAGVRTTAAQGPDTVTDDSCFRIASLTKVFTATALLRTLRDKRVPLATPVVELLPGLAADWRADKGLTVEQILGQVSGLRESVDAATVAALGDGDEALLEAARLVVRAGNEREPGRRWSYYNGNYFLAGAVLAAVGGTTYESALGRELLAPWDLARTGFETPAVAVAGWDGTTEVPLSGYPRTRRPSGGLWSSVSELLAVGESLLADRALLDEIRRPRTRSDDPMAYGLGWALGPSGQMYLNGRLPGYRAAIVLVPDRDYVSVALAAQEHALPALARLLSDMQHPLTGDDIAEEVDGFAA